In Arthrobacter sp. B3I9, the following are encoded in one genomic region:
- a CDS encoding heavy metal translocating P-type ATPase, with translation MDDHNQHRHHSAAGPARGTAHEAPAAGTVTAPARYGHEGHGPDDDHVVHTHGQHAGHSTAMFKDRFWLTLVLSVPVVFFSPMFGHLLGYMPPEFPGSVWIPPVLGTVIFLYGGAPFLKGGRNELKTRQPGMMLLIGMAITVAFTASWATTLGIGGFDLDFWWELALLVAIMLLGHWIEMRALGSARGALDALAALLPDEAERITDAGTETVRVTELQAGDLVLVRSGARMPADGTVTDGQAEFDESMITGESKTVLRSPGDTVVAGTVATDNTVRVRVDAVGDDTALAGIQRLVAEAQASSSRAQALADRAAAFLFYFATAAGVITFIAWTLLGNIPEAVTRTVTVLVIACPHALGLAIPLVIAISTEQAARAGVLIKNRMVLERMRTVDVVLFDKTGTLTKGEPELKDFATVGGVDGQEMLALAAAVESDSEHPVARAIVRAARRRNLDIPRATDFTSMTGRGVQASVGGRTLRVGGPALLRELGLTEPAELAAATRTWMDRGAAVLHVVEGTRILGAAILEDAIREESRQAVTALQNRGVKVAMITGDARQVAQAVAEELNIDEVFAEVLPADKDKKVAELQSRSLKVAMVGDGVNDSPALARAEVGIAIGAGTDVAMESAGVVLAGNDPRAVLSMVDLSRASYRKMWQNLVWATGYNIIAVPLAAGVLAFAGVVLSPAAGAVLMSLSTIVVALNAQLLRRVKLNPSEVH, from the coding sequence ATGGACGACCATAACCAGCACCGCCATCATTCCGCGGCGGGCCCCGCGCGAGGCACGGCCCACGAAGCCCCTGCCGCAGGGACCGTCACGGCACCGGCCCGCTACGGCCATGAGGGACATGGTCCAGACGATGACCATGTCGTGCACACCCATGGCCAGCACGCCGGGCACAGCACGGCCATGTTCAAAGACAGGTTCTGGCTCACGCTCGTGCTGTCGGTGCCGGTGGTTTTTTTCAGCCCGATGTTCGGGCACCTGCTCGGCTACATGCCGCCGGAGTTTCCCGGTTCGGTATGGATCCCACCGGTCCTGGGTACCGTCATCTTCCTCTACGGCGGCGCGCCGTTCCTGAAGGGCGGCCGGAATGAGCTGAAAACCCGGCAACCGGGGATGATGCTGCTGATCGGCATGGCCATCACCGTTGCCTTTACCGCTTCCTGGGCCACCACCCTGGGCATCGGCGGTTTCGACCTGGACTTCTGGTGGGAACTTGCCCTGTTGGTGGCCATCATGCTGCTGGGCCACTGGATTGAGATGCGGGCCCTCGGCTCTGCCCGGGGCGCCCTGGACGCGTTGGCAGCCCTGCTGCCGGACGAGGCCGAACGCATCACCGACGCCGGCACCGAAACCGTCCGTGTCACGGAGCTGCAGGCCGGGGACCTGGTTCTGGTCCGCTCCGGCGCCCGGATGCCGGCAGACGGAACGGTGACCGACGGGCAGGCCGAGTTCGACGAATCGATGATCACCGGCGAATCCAAGACCGTGCTCCGCTCCCCGGGGGATACTGTCGTGGCCGGAACGGTCGCCACCGACAACACGGTCCGGGTCAGGGTGGACGCCGTCGGGGATGACACCGCCCTGGCCGGGATCCAGCGCCTGGTCGCCGAAGCGCAGGCCTCATCGTCGCGGGCGCAGGCCCTTGCCGACCGCGCCGCGGCGTTCCTGTTCTACTTCGCCACCGCGGCCGGCGTCATCACCTTCATCGCCTGGACGCTGCTGGGCAACATCCCCGAAGCTGTCACGCGCACCGTCACCGTCCTGGTGATCGCCTGCCCCCACGCCCTGGGCCTGGCCATTCCATTGGTGATCGCAATCTCCACCGAACAGGCCGCCCGGGCCGGTGTCCTGATCAAAAACCGGATGGTCCTGGAGCGCATGCGCACCGTCGACGTCGTGCTGTTCGACAAGACCGGAACCCTGACCAAGGGCGAACCCGAACTCAAGGACTTCGCCACGGTCGGAGGCGTGGACGGGCAGGAGATGCTGGCCCTGGCCGCCGCGGTCGAATCCGACAGTGAACACCCGGTGGCCCGCGCAATCGTCCGGGCAGCACGCCGCCGGAACCTGGACATTCCACGCGCCACCGACTTCACGTCCATGACCGGACGCGGCGTGCAGGCTAGCGTTGGCGGCCGCACCCTCCGGGTCGGGGGTCCGGCACTATTGCGCGAACTCGGACTCACAGAGCCGGCAGAACTGGCAGCCGCGACCCGGACATGGATGGACCGCGGCGCAGCCGTCCTGCACGTGGTGGAAGGGACCCGGATCCTGGGCGCGGCCATCCTCGAGGACGCCATCCGCGAGGAGTCCCGGCAAGCCGTCACCGCCCTGCAGAACCGCGGCGTGAAGGTAGCCATGATCACCGGCGACGCCCGCCAGGTCGCACAGGCCGTGGCCGAAGAGTTGAACATCGACGAGGTGTTCGCCGAGGTCCTGCCCGCGGATAAGGACAAGAAAGTCGCCGAACTCCAATCCCGCAGCCTGAAGGTCGCCATGGTCGGAGACGGCGTCAACGACTCCCCGGCCCTGGCCCGGGCCGAGGTGGGCATCGCCATCGGCGCCGGCACCGACGTCGCCATGGAATCCGCCGGAGTGGTGCTCGCCGGCAACGACCCCCGGGCCGTGCTCTCCATGGTGGACCTGTCCCGGGCCAGCTACCGGAAGATGTGGCAGAACCTCGTCTGGGCCACCGGGTACAACATCATCGCCGTGCCGCTGGCCGCCGGGGTGCTCGCCTTCGCCGGCGTCGTGCTCTCTCCCGCCGCCGGTGCGGTCCTGATGTCCCTCTCCACCATCGTGGTTGCCCTGAACGCCCAGCTGCTGAGGCGGGTAAAACTGAACCCCTCCGAGGTTCATTGA